From a single Miscanthus floridulus cultivar M001 chromosome 8, ASM1932011v1, whole genome shotgun sequence genomic region:
- the LOC136474287 gene encoding two-component response regulator ORR11, whose protein sequence is MNDSSVDRAIIAVILRSSRFRVTAVESGKRAVELLGTEPNVSMIITDYWMPEMTGYELPKKVKESSKLKQIPVVIMSSENVSTRISRCLEEGAEDFLVKPVRASDASRVFSRVLR, encoded by the exons ATGAATGACAGCTCCGTCGACCGCGCCATCATCGCTGTCATCCTCCGGAGCTCCCGGTTTCGTG TGACGGCGGTGGAAAGTGGGAAGAGGGCGGTGGAACTGTTAGGCACG GAGCCGAACGTGAGTATGATAATCACTGATTACTGGATGCCAGAGATGACGGGATACGAGCTCCCCAAGAAGGTCAAG GAGTCATCTAAGCTGAAGCAGATCCCAGTGGTGATCATGTCCTCAGAGAACGTCTCGACCAGAATCAGCAG ATGCCTGGAGGAAGGGGCAGAGGATTTCCTGGTGAAGCCCGTCCGCGCGTCGGACGCGTCGCGCGTCTTCAGCCGCGTGCTCCGATGA